In Gymnogyps californianus isolate 813 chromosome 1, ASM1813914v2, whole genome shotgun sequence, the following are encoded in one genomic region:
- the TMEM60 gene encoding transmembrane protein 60, with translation MRMSLAQRVLLTWLFTLLFLIMLVLKLDEKAPWNWFLIFIPVWIFDTILLVMLIVKMAGRCKSGFDPRNGSQNIKKKAWYLIAMLLKLAFCLALCAKLQRFTTMKLAYVFIPLWALLIGGMVELGYNIFYVRRD, from the coding sequence ATGAGAATGTCCCTGGCGCAAAGAGTACTACTGACATGGCTTTTTACGTTACTCTTCCTGATCATGCTGGTGCTAAAGTTGGATGAGAAAGCGCCATGGAACTGGTTCCTCATTTTTATTCCAGTCTGGATATTTGATACTATTCTTCTAGTTATGTTAATTGTAAAAATGGCTGGACGTTGCAAGTCTGGCTTTGACCCTCGCAATGGCTCCcaaaacatcaagaaaaaagcCTGGTATCTCATTGCAATGCTACTTAAATTAGCCTTCTGCCTTGCCCTCTGTGCTAAACTGCAACGATTTACTACGATGAAACTAGCTTATGTATTTATCCCTTTGTGGGCCTTGCTTATTGGGGGTATGGTTGAACTTGGATATAATATCTTCTATGTACGAAGAGACTAA